One genomic window of Actinoalloteichus hoggarensis includes the following:
- a CDS encoding ABC transporter ATP-binding protein, with product MTAVIQASALSKRFRNTWALRDVELTLPKGSVLGLVGPNGAGKTTLLKLLVDLLEPNEGELTLFGLPAGHPDLRAKVGYLAQDHPLYRDFTITEMLRAGRVLNSRWDEDWAQARLAGLRLRPSKKIGTLSGGQQAQVALTITLAARPDLLVLDEPVASMDPLARRDFMGTLMEVVAERETTVVISSHVVSELERMCDHLAVLTNGRLRVAGETDALRSGHRLITCPVEDAERVQDAYTVIDRTDTGRQSTLLVRRDDGPAPQASWAHTTPDLEELVLGYLRGDTALTIDEAAT from the coding sequence ATGACCGCCGTCATCCAGGCATCCGCGCTGAGCAAGCGGTTCCGCAACACCTGGGCGCTTCGCGACGTCGAGCTGACCCTGCCGAAAGGCAGCGTGCTCGGCCTGGTCGGTCCCAACGGCGCGGGCAAGACCACGCTGCTGAAGCTGCTGGTCGACCTGCTCGAACCGAACGAGGGCGAGCTGACCCTGTTCGGCCTGCCCGCCGGGCATCCCGACCTGCGCGCGAAGGTCGGCTACCTCGCCCAGGACCATCCGCTCTACCGCGACTTCACCATCACCGAGATGCTCCGCGCCGGGCGCGTGCTCAACTCCCGCTGGGACGAGGACTGGGCACAGGCCCGGCTCGCCGGACTGCGGCTGCGACCGTCCAAGAAGATCGGCACCCTGTCCGGCGGCCAGCAGGCCCAGGTGGCGCTCACCATCACGCTGGCGGCCCGGCCGGATCTGCTGGTGCTCGACGAGCCGGTGGCGTCGATGGACCCGCTGGCACGCCGGGACTTCATGGGCACGCTCATGGAGGTCGTCGCCGAACGGGAGACCACCGTCGTGATCTCCTCCCACGTCGTCTCCGAGCTGGAACGGATGTGCGACCACCTCGCGGTGCTCACCAACGGACGGCTTCGCGTCGCGGGTGAGACCGACGCCCTACGGTCGGGGCATCGGCTGATCACCTGCCCCGTGGAGGACGCCGAACGGGTCCAGGACGCCTACACGGTGATCGACCGGACGGACACCGGCCGCCAGAGCACCCTCCTGGTCCGCCGCGACGACGGCCCCGCACCCCAGGCGAGCTGGGCGCACACCACGCCGGATCTGGAGGAGCTGGTCCTCGGATACCTCCGCGGTGACACCGCGCTCACGATCGACGAGGCCGCGACGTGA